Within the Streptomyces sp. NBC_00353 genome, the region GCATCTGTCGGGCGACCCTGAGCTGTCCACGCACTTCGGCTCCCGGCTGCGCGAACACCTGGACAGCTTCTCGCTGCTGTTCGGCGGCGACGGCGCGCCGATCCACTTCGGCCGCTCGCTGACCTACCGCTTCGCGGCCGGTTCGGCGGTCGCGCTGGGCGCCGTCACCGGGCACACCCCGCTCTCCCCCGGTGCCTCGCGGCGGGTGATCAGCGGATCGTTGCGCTACTTCCTGGACCGCGGCGCGACGGGCACGGACGGGCTGCTGAGCCTGGGCTGGCACGGTCCGCACGAGGCGACGCTGCAGCACTACTCGGGCCCCGCGTCCCCGTACTGGGCGTCCAAGGCGTTCGTCTCGCTGCTGGCCCCGGAGGGCCATCCGCTGTGGACCGCGACCGAGGAATCCGCGCCCAGCGAGGGCCCCGACCGGGTGCTGGCGCTGCCCGCGCCCGGCCTGCTGATCCAGTCCACCCGGGCGGACGGCATCGTACGGCTGCACAACCACGGCAGTGACCATGTCCGGCCGCACGAGGGCGAGTCGGGTGTGCAGGACGATCCGCTGTACAGCCGTCATTCGTACTCCACGGTGACCGGCCCCACGTCGAACGTGAACGCGGCGGACAACCATCTGGCCGTCGTCGTCGCGGGGGTGCGCAGCGGCCGCCGCAGCATCCGCCCGCTGGGCGCCGGGCAGGGTGACGGCTGGGGCTGGGCCGCGTCCTGGCACCGCCCCGTCTTCACGTCGGGTGCGCCGATGGTGCCGGGGCTGCGGGTCGAGAGCGTCACGGTGGTCCGCGGGAGGTATGAGCTGCGGGTGCACCGGGTGCTGGGCGCGCCGGCCGGGGCACGGGTGGAGCAGACGGGCTGGGCGACCGGCCCGGGCGACGGCGTACGGTCCGCGCTGCACGGACTGCACGGCTGGGAGACTTGGGACGAGGTACGGGCTCCGCAGGGCACGGCGTACACCCGCTGGGCGGTGGTGCCGCGGCTGGGCGCGGACGCGGAGGGGACGGTCCTGCTGGTGTCCCTCGCGTCCCTGACGGCGGAGCCGGACGCGACGGCGCTCGCGGCGGCGGTGAGCGGGGTGAACAACGTGGACGGCGACACGGTCGAGGTCGGCTGGGCGGAGGACGGGGCGACGACCCGTATCGCCTTCGAACCGCTGAAGGTCGAGCACCGCTGACCAGCTGACCAGCTGTCCGCCGGACCGCCTCATGGCCGTCCGGCGGACGACCCGCCCTACGCGTCGATGCGGATCACCACCACCAGCGACCGCGGTCCGTGCACCCCCTCGACCCGCTCCAGCTCGATGTCCGAGGTGGCCGACGGCCCGCTGATCAGCGTCGTCGGCCGCTCCGGCACCAGCCGGCCCACCGCCTCCGGCACCCCCACCTCGACCGCCGACAGATCCACCACGCACACGTGCAGGTCGGGGACGAGCGACAGCGCCCGTCGCCCCTGGTCGGGCGATCCGTCGAGGAAGATCGTGCCGGTCTCGGCGCAGCCGACGGCCGCCCCGGTGACGACACCGTCCAGCGCATCGAGCCGGGGCGCCGGAATGTCGGCACAGTCCTGCTGGACCTCCCCGTCGTACGCGTCGAGCCACCGCTCGTCGAGGCCGGCGGGCACCCCGATTTTCCGGGCACCACGCTCCCGCAGGACCTGCGCGATCACTTCGGCGGTGCGGTCGCCGGTGGACGTGTGCACCTGTGCCTTGTAGTCGACGAGCCGGTCGGTGAAGAGCGCGAGGCGCTCGTCGTCGGGGAGTGTGCGGCCGGTCCGGTAGTCGCGTGGGACGGTGGTGTCGGGGGTGGGTGCGAGAGCCAGGGCGTCCCGGATCCGGCCGAGCACCGTTTCGCGAGCGGTCGTCACTTCTCCTCCTGCTGCTGGTTCCTGCCGTCCTCGGCGGCGGCCCGCATGGTCGCGGCGCCCTCGTCCGACGCCAGCCAGGCGCGGAAGGACTGCTTCGGCGGCGCCGCGGTGTCACGGCTGTCGCTCCACCCGTTGAACGGGGGCGGCAGATGCGAGATCTTCCCGTCCCGCCCGGCGAGGACCCGGCCCAGCCCGGCGGCCTTCTGCGCGGCCGTGAACAGTGTCGGTCTCCTCATCACGCCGGCCGCCGCCTTCATGGCCAGCTTCTCCGCCGTCGTACCGGACTGTTCGGTGTGCTGGTGGCGCAGCTCGACCAGCAGCGACGGGATGTCGATCTTGACCGGGCAGGCGTCGAAGCAGGCGCCGCAGAGAGTGGAGGCGTACGGCAGGGAGCTGTTGGGGTCGTCCTTGGCCGCGTGCATGCCGGCGAGCTGGGGGGTGAGGACCGCCCCGATCGGGCCGGGGTAGGTCGATCCGTACGCATGGCCGCCGGCCCGTTCGTACACCGGGCAGACGTTCAGACAGGCCGAGCAGCGGATGCAGTTCAGCGCCTCGCGCCCGATCCGGTCGGCGAGCGCGGCGGTGCGTCCGTTGTCGAGGAGGACCAGGTGGAAGTCCTGCGGACCGTCGCCGGGCGTCACCCCCGTCCACATCGAGGTGTACGGGTTCATCCGCTCCCCGGTCGACGAGCGCGGCAGCAACTGCAGGAAGACTTCGAGGTCCTGATAGCGCGGCAGCACCTTCTCGATACCCATGACGGTGATCAGGGTGTCGGGCAGGGTCAGGCACATCCGGCCGTTGCCCTCGGACTCGACGACGGACAGGGTGCCGGTCTCGGCGATCCCGAAGTTGGCGCCCGAGACCGCCACCTTCGTCGTCATGAACTTCTCGCGCAGATAGGCGCGGGCCGCGGCGGCCAGATGGGCGGGGACGTTGTCGAGCCGCGGGTCCACACCGGGGATCTCCTTGAGGAAGATCTGCCGGATCTCGTCGCGGTTGCGGTGGATCGCGGGCACCAGGATGTGCGACGGCTTGTCGTGGGCGAGCTGCACGATGAGCTCGGCGAGGTCCGTCTCGTACGGGGTGATGCCGATCGATTCGAGGTGCTCGTTGAGGCCGATCTCCTGGGTGGCCATCGACTTGACCTTGATGACCTCCTTCGATCCGGTCGCGCGGACGAGCCGGGCGACGATCTCGTTGGCCTCGACGCCGTCGCGCGCCCAGTGGACGGTGCCGCCGCGCTCGGTGACCTTCCGCTCCAGCTGCTCAAGGAGTTCGGGGAGCCGGTTCATGGTGTCGGTCTTGATGGCCGAGCCGGCGTCGCGCAGCTGCTCCCAATCGGGCAGTTCACCGGTCACATTGAGGCGTTTGGCGCGGATCGTACGGGTGGCCTTGCCAAGGTTGCGGCGAAGCTGTTCGTTGCGCAGCTCGTCGTGGGCGGCCGCGGGGAACTTCCGGTCGCCGCGCAGATTGCCCGTGCCGTACGGGGAGCGGGGCGGGGTGGCGGGCATGCCGAGGAAGGTGCTGCTCATCGGACGGCCTCCGTCAGGACGTACGGCGAGGTGCGGGTGGAGGAGAGGATCTGTGCGAGGTGCAGGGTCCGGGTGCCCGATGCGATGCGGGAGAGTCCGCCGCCGATGTGCATCAGACAGGACGAGTCTCCCGCGGTGCACACGGCTGCCCCGGTGGTGGTGATGTTGCGCATCTTGTCCTGGAGCATCGCGGTCGACGTCTCCGCGTTCTTCACGGCGAAGGTGCCACCGAACCCGCAGCAGGAGTCGGCTTCTGGAAGCTCGACGAGGTCGATGGAGTCGACGGCCCGCAGCAGCTTCAGGGGCTTCTCACCCACGCGCACCATGCGCAGGGAGTGACAGGTGGGGTGGTACGTGACGCGGTGCGGGAAGTACGCGCCGACACCGGTGACGCCCAGGACGTCGACGAGGAACTCCGACAGCTCGTAGGTCTTGGACTTGACCGTGGCGACGCCCGCGCGCAGCGCCGCGTCCCCGTACCGCTCGGCGATGATCTCGTGCTGGTGGCGGACCGACCCGGCGCAGGATCCCGAGGGCATGACGACTGCGTCGATCGACGCGTCGCCGAACTGCTCGGCGAAGTTCCGCACGAGCGGGACGGGTTCGCGCTGGTAGCCGGTGTTGACGTGCATCTGGCCGCAGCAGGTCTGCTCCGGCGGGAACACCACCTCATGCCCCAGGCGGGCGAGCAGGACCGCGGTGGATTTCACCGCCTCGGGAAAGAGCGTGTCTCCCAGACAGGTGGCGAAGAGTCCGATACGCATGGGGCCTCTCCGATCGTTTCTCTGGCCTTTGTATGGTCGGACCATACTAGCCTCGGTCCGGAACGTGAAGAGGGTCAGGACATACCGAGGGGACGGCACGCGTTCGCACCGTCCCCTGGTTGCTGTCGTGTTGCGGCTACGACTTCTCGTCCACCAGCGTGCCGTGCAGGCTGCGGATGTGCCGCTCGACCAGACCGGCCGCCTTCGCACCCTTGCCCGCGCGCACCAGCCGCAGGAGTTCGGTGTGCTCGGCGTTGAGGCCGGACGCCGTGGCCGGCCAGTCCTCGGCCTCCTCCAGTGCGCGCAGGATCAGCGGGCGCACGGACTCGCGCACGGCGGAGGTGAGCGTGGAGGTCAGTTCATTGCCGGAGCTGCGGGCGATCTCGACGTGGAACCGGGTGTCCAGATCATTGAACTCGGCCACGCCGACGTCCGGCTCCGCCATCCGCACGACCAGTTGCTCCGCTTCGTCGAGGTCCTCCGCGGAGGCATGTGTGGCCGCCGCCTCGAAACTGGACCGCTCCAGCACGACGCGCGCTTCCAGGACGTCCTCCAGGCTGTAGCTGCCGAGGGCGAAGTGCAGTCGCAGCAGCCGGCCAAGGGCGCCATCGGGGTTGCGTACGATCCGTGCCCCGGCATCCGGGCCACGGCCGGGCTGGGCGACGAGGACTCCGATCGTCTCGAGCACCCGCAGCGCCTCACGCAGCGCGGATCTGCTGACCCCGAGGACCGGCGCGAGCTCCCGCTCGGGCGGCAGCCGGTCCCCGGCCTTGAGCTCTCCGGCGAATACCCGCTCCTCGATGCTCTGGAGCACGAGTTCATGTGTACGGGACTGCCGTACGGGTTGCCACTCGACGGGCATCGTTCACCCCCTGCCTCAGCCTCTTCATCTCACTATGTCACACACGACATGTGGTCGGACCAAACACTCGGTACCGAAAGAAGACGCTGCGGCGCCCATTCGCGGGAATGCCGCGCGGCAAGCGAACCGCGATCGCGGTACGAAAAGTGATCCAGAACCACGTTTCCGCCGTCGCTCGCAGACAGGCCCGACTCTTTTGCACTCTTCACTGTTGCCAAGCGCTACTGCATCGGAAGTCGCCGAGACGCCACAGAACCTCACACGCCCGACTCGCGCTTCCGTTCGCGCTCGGGCCCGCGACAGCCTCCGACTGCCCCGTCCGGTGGCGACGTGAAGGACATCCCCTCCCGGCGAACCGTGCAGCGCGGCGTCCGCCGTGGAGGGGGAGTCGAGTTCGTCCACCAGCGCAGCACACCCTCGCGACCTGCACCGAGGTCGCACCGGAGATCGCCACGCCGGGCAGGGGAGGCCAACAGTTCCGCCTCATCGGGTCCATAGATACGACAGGAAGATGGTGCCTGCGGCACATCACCGCCCTTTGGGTGATCTTCATCCACGACACGGAACCTTCCGCACACGTTCAATCACGGAGAGTGAAGGATGCCGATGTCCGTGGCTGCGAGCGACGTGACACGCATGCAAATTAACCGCGCTTATCGAGTGCGCCCGCACGCGGTGTGGTCACTCCGAATTCCGTGAGGAAGGTTCCCTAGGTGAGCCGTAAAACGATCCGAAGCTCTCGCATCAAAACCGCGACGCTGGTTTCGGCGGGCACCCTTGCCGTTGTGCTCAATGTCGTCCCGAGCACGGCGGCGATCGCCGACGCGATCCACAGGTCCGGCACCGAGAACAGCATGGGGCTGCCGGGCCCGAACGGCGCCACCACTGCCGACCGCGACCGCGACGGCGACCGCGGCCCGGAGGGCCCGCGGGGACCAAGGGGCCCGCAGGGACCGCGGGGCCAGGTAGGCCTGCAGGGACCTCAGGGTGTCCCGGGCCAGGACGGCGTGGACGGCGTCGACGGCGTACAGGGCCCGCAGGGTGCGACGGGCGTGGGCACTCAGGGCCCTCAGGGTCACCAGGGCCTCCCGGGTGCCCTCGGTGGCCCCGCGGGCCTTCAGGGCCCCCAGGGTGAGCCGGGCGTGGACGGCGTGGACGGCGTCGACGGCGTGGACGGCGTGGACGGCGTGCAGGGTCCCCAGGGCGGCACGGGCACGCAGGGCGCGCAGGGTGCCCTCGGCTCCCAGGGCACCCAGGGCTCCCAGGGCGTCCCTGGCCTGAGCGGCACGCAGGGCCCCCAGGGCGGCACGGGCACGCAGGGCACCCAGGGTCCCCTCGGCTCCCAGGGCATCCAAGGCTCCCAGGGCTTCCAGGGCTTCCAGGGCGTGGACGGCACCGACGGGACCGACGGGACCGACGGAGCCGACGGCGCACAGGGCCCGCAGGGCGACCTCGGCCCCCAGGGCGGCCCCGGCGTCCAGGGCGGCCCCGGCGTCCAGGGCACACCCGGCACCAACGGCATCAACGGAGCCGACGGAGCCGACGGAGCACAAGGCCCCCAGGGCACCACGGGCACACCCGGCACCAACGGCATCAACGGAACCGACGGAGCCGACGGAGCACAGGGCCCGCAGGGCGAACTCGGCCCCCAGGGCGGCCCCGGCGTCCAGGGCACACCCGGCATCAACGGAACCGACGGCGCACAGGGCCCGCAGGGCACCACGGGCATCCAGGGCACGCCGGGCACACCCGGCATCAACGGAACCGACGGCGCACAGGGCCCGCAGGGCGAACTCGGCCCCCAGGGCGGCCCCGGCGTCCAGGGCACACCCGGCACCAACGGCGTCAACGGCACCGACGGAGCCGACGGAGCACAAGGCCCCCAGGGCACCACGGGCACACCCGGCACCAACGGCACCAACGGCACCGACGGAGCCGACGGAGCACAGGGCCCGCAGGGCGAACTCGGCCCCCAGGGCGGCCCGGGCGTCCAGGGCACACCCGGCATCAACGGAACCGACGGCGCACAGGGCCCGCAGGGCACCACAGGCATCCAGGGCACGCCGGGCGTGAACGGCACCGACGGAGCCGACGGAGCACAAGGCCCCCAGGGCACCACGGGCACACCCGGCACCAACGGAACCGACGGCGCACAGGGCCCGCAGGGCACCACGGGCATCCAGGGCACGCCGGGCGTGAACGGCACCGACGGCGCCGACGGCGCACAGGGCCCGCAGGGCGAACTCGGCCCCCAGGGCGGCCCGGGCGTCCAGGGCACACCCGGCATCAACGGCACCGACGGAGCCGACGGAGCGCAGGGCCCGCAGGGCACCACGGGCACACCCGGCATCAACGGAACCGACGGCGCACAGGGCCCGCAGGGCGAACTCGGCCCCCAGGGCGGCCCGGGCGTCCAGGGCACACCCGGCATCAACGGCACCGACGGAGCCGACGGAGCGCAGGGCCCGCAGGGCACCACGGGCACACCCGGCATCAACGGAACCGACGGCGCACAGGGCCCGCAGGGCGAACTCGGCCCCCAGGGCGGCCCGGGCGTCCAGGGCACACCCGGCATCAACGGCACCGACGGAGCCGACGGAGCACAGGGCCCCCAGGGCACCACGGGCACACCCGGCACCAACGGAACCGACGGCGCACAGGGCCCGCAGGGCGAACTCGGCCCCCAGGGCGGCCCGGGCGTCCAGGGCACACCCGGCATCAACGGCACCGACGGAGCCGACGGAGCACAGGGCCCCCAGGGCACCACGGGCACACCCGGCACCAACGGAACCGACGGCGTACAAGGCCCGCAGGGAACCCTCGGCCCCCAGGGCACGCCGGGCGTGAACGGCACCGACGGAGCGCAGGGCCCCCAGGGCTTCGACGGCACACAGGGCCCGCAGGGTGGCCTCGGCCTCCAGGGGACGCAGGGCGACCTCGGTCCGCAGGGATTCCAGGGTGACGCCGGCCCCCAGGGTGCGCAGGGTGCGGCGGGCGAGGACGGCGTCGCCGGTGCGCAGGGCGCATCGGGCGCACAGGGCCTCCAGGGCGTCCAGGGCACCCAGGGCCTCCAGGGCGCCCAGGGCGCAGCGACGCTTGACACCTACGTCGCGACCGGCACCCAGGGGCCCCAGTCGACTGCCACGTGCGACCCCGGCGACGTTGCCACCGGCGGCGGATACCAGTCCGCCCTCGTAAGCGCCAACGGCGTCGAGCAGAGTCAGCCGGTCACCACCGTCACCGGGCCGCCCGACGGCTGGCAGGCTTCCGACACTCTCGGAGCGCTCACCGCTTACGCGATCTGCCACAACGCGTCATAACTTCCGTGTGAGCGGTGGTGCCGTACAGGCTCTCCGCTTGACCTGGGAATGAGTGGGCGGTGCCCCGAGGCTTCGGCCTCGGGGCACCGTCCGCGTTTCCGATCAGGAAGCAGCTCGGCCATCGGTACAACTCGCGGTCCGGGGCTCACCTTTGTCATGAACAACGGCTCCGGACGACGGCGCCGAGCCTGCCGAGGCGGCGGCCACAATCTTGAGCGGCGCCGGCGTCCGGCATCTCGCGCGGGCCTGCGGGGACAGCCCCGCTGCCCTGCTGCACATTTCCACCGATTACGTGTTCCCGGATGACGCCCGTCAGCCGGACCCCGACCACGCGCCGCCCGGTCCCGTCAACGCGTACGGACGAGACAAGCCGGCGAGGGTCGGGCAGTCGTCGATCTACTGCCGCACACCGGCCCCCCGTGTCGGCTGCCACGAATCTGCCGTGCCCTCGACTCGACCGGAAAGGAGGCGCCCCGCGGAGCTGTCAGCTCCGCGGGGCGCCTCCTTTCGGGACA harbors:
- a CDS encoding DUF2264 domain-containing protein; the protein is MTSPLELPSDDRDLSPYTGYTRAHWEAAADGLLRAAWQWSTPGRALLDLPGRPSGSGVRSDGLEGYARTFLAAAFRVAGADGKDPHGWLDRYADGLAAGTRTPGRDDPESWPLILDHHVQGQPMVESASVAIGLRLTRPWLWDRLDPGVQDRAEEWLRGALRHTPAPNNWYLFPYSVAAFLESVGRGDAETTRAKERALGLLEGWYCGQGWYSDGDHRAFDHYNGWALHLYPVLDAHLSGDPELSTHFGSRLREHLDSFSLLFGGDGAPIHFGRSLTYRFAAGSAVALGAVTGHTPLSPGASRRVISGSLRYFLDRGATGTDGLLSLGWHGPHEATLQHYSGPASPYWASKAFVSLLAPEGHPLWTATEESAPSEGPDRVLALPAPGLLIQSTRADGIVRLHNHGSDHVRPHEGESGVQDDPLYSRHSYSTVTGPTSNVNAADNHLAVVVAGVRSGRRSIRPLGAGQGDGWGWAASWHRPVFTSGAPMVPGLRVESVTVVRGRYELRVHRVLGAPAGARVEQTGWATGPGDGVRSALHGLHGWETWDEVRAPQGTAYTRWAVVPRLGADAEGTVLLVSLASLTAEPDATALAAAVSGVNNVDGDTVEVGWAEDGATTRIAFEPLKVEHR
- a CDS encoding LutC/YkgG family protein, with amino-acid sequence MTTARETVLGRIRDALALAPTPDTTVPRDYRTGRTLPDDERLALFTDRLVDYKAQVHTSTGDRTAEVIAQVLRERGARKIGVPAGLDERWLDAYDGEVQQDCADIPAPRLDALDGVVTGAAVGCAETGTIFLDGSPDQGRRALSLVPDLHVCVVDLSAVEVGVPEAVGRLVPERPTTLISGPSATSDIELERVEGVHGPRSLVVVIRIDA
- a CDS encoding LutB/LldF family L-lactate oxidation iron-sulfur protein, which produces MSSTFLGMPATPPRSPYGTGNLRGDRKFPAAAHDELRNEQLRRNLGKATRTIRAKRLNVTGELPDWEQLRDAGSAIKTDTMNRLPELLEQLERKVTERGGTVHWARDGVEANEIVARLVRATGSKEVIKVKSMATQEIGLNEHLESIGITPYETDLAELIVQLAHDKPSHILVPAIHRNRDEIRQIFLKEIPGVDPRLDNVPAHLAAAARAYLREKFMTTKVAVSGANFGIAETGTLSVVESEGNGRMCLTLPDTLITVMGIEKVLPRYQDLEVFLQLLPRSSTGERMNPYTSMWTGVTPGDGPQDFHLVLLDNGRTAALADRIGREALNCIRCSACLNVCPVYERAGGHAYGSTYPGPIGAVLTPQLAGMHAAKDDPNSSLPYASTLCGACFDACPVKIDIPSLLVELRHQHTEQSGTTAEKLAMKAAAGVMRRPTLFTAAQKAAGLGRVLAGRDGKISHLPPPFNGWSDSRDTAAPPKQSFRAWLASDEGAATMRAAAEDGRNQQQEEK
- a CDS encoding (Fe-S)-binding protein, translating into MRIGLFATCLGDTLFPEAVKSTAVLLARLGHEVVFPPEQTCCGQMHVNTGYQREPVPLVRNFAEQFGDASIDAVVMPSGSCAGSVRHQHEIIAERYGDAALRAGVATVKSKTYELSEFLVDVLGVTGVGAYFPHRVTYHPTCHSLRMVRVGEKPLKLLRAVDSIDLVELPEADSCCGFGGTFAVKNAETSTAMLQDKMRNITTTGAAVCTAGDSSCLMHIGGGLSRIASGTRTLHLAQILSSTRTSPYVLTEAVR
- a CDS encoding FadR/GntR family transcriptional regulator — translated: MPVEWQPVRQSRTHELVLQSIEERVFAGELKAGDRLPPERELAPVLGVSRSALREALRVLETIGVLVAQPGRGPDAGARIVRNPDGALGRLLRLHFALGSYSLEDVLEARVVLERSSFEAAATHASAEDLDEAEQLVVRMAEPDVGVAEFNDLDTRFHVEIARSSGNELTSTLTSAVRESVRPLILRALEEAEDWPATASGLNAEHTELLRLVRAGKGAKAAGLVERHIRSLHGTLVDEKS